One genomic segment of candidate division WOR-3 bacterium includes these proteins:
- a CDS encoding (Fe-S)-binding protein: MNKKIYIFPTCLGNLIYKNLIKKTKKFLQEKEFETQILNKPFCCGQVFYNTGNFKKAKKIGNLILKEWENKKILFFSGSCLEYVLENLPLLTEKKISFYAEEITNFLIKEKIIELPYYFHTSCHFKIFKNKRPEFLGCCGFGGVFSSIYPKISEKILKAKYKEKQIISIEPGCSLHMKSKGFEIIHPLEKILFHGK, from the coding sequence ATGAACAAAAAAATTTACATCTTCCCTACCTGCCTTGGAAATTTAATTTATAAAAATTTAATTAAAAAAACAAAAAAATTTCTTCAAGAAAAAGAATTTGAAACTCAAATTTTAAATAAACCTTTTTGCTGTGGACAGGTTTTTTATAATACCGGAAACTTTAAAAAAGCAAAAAAAATTGGGAACTTAATTTTAAAGGAATGGGAAAACAAAAAAATTTTATTCTTTTCCGGCTCCTGTCTTGAATATGTCTTAGAAAATTTACCCTTACTTACAGAGAAAAAAATTTCTTTTTATGCTGAAGAAATTACAAATTTTTTAATCAAAGAGAAAATAATTGAATTACCTTATTATTTTCATACTTCCTGTCATTTTAAAATTTTTAAAAACAAAAGACCAGAATTTCTTGGTTGCTGTGGTTTCGGTGGTGTATTCTCATCCATTTATCCTAAAATCTCTGAAAAAATTCTTAAAGCAAAATATAAAGAAAAGCAAATTATCTCAATAGAACCAGGATGTTCCCTTCACATGAAATCAAAGGGATTTGAAATAATTCATCCTTTAGAAAAAATTTTATTTCATGGAAAGTAA